The Amycolatopsis viridis genome window below encodes:
- the lgt gene encoding prolipoprotein diacylglyceryl transferase, translated as MFLATIPSPDRGVWHLGPVPIRAYALCIIAGIVVAIWWGDRRWVQRGGTKGTVVDIAVWAVPFGLVGGRLYHVITDSWRYFGAGKDPVKALYIWDGGLGIWGAIALGAVGAWIGCRRKGVPLPAMADAIAPGIVAAQAVGRLGNYFNQELYGAHTTLPWGLEIYQRFDPGNPGIPDQSPGGIAFGHIPLADSPVHPTFLYELIWNLLVAALVVYADRRLRLGHGRAFALYVAGYTLGRFWIELMRTDDATHILGLRVNTWVSLLVFAGAVVYFVAARRRGPREEPETLRSKGDEPAEPVASSETSDRE; from the coding sequence GTGTTCCTCGCAACGATCCCGAGCCCGGACCGCGGCGTCTGGCACCTGGGGCCGGTCCCGATCCGCGCCTACGCCCTCTGCATCATCGCGGGCATCGTCGTCGCCATCTGGTGGGGTGACCGCCGCTGGGTGCAGCGCGGTGGCACGAAAGGCACGGTCGTGGACATCGCCGTGTGGGCCGTGCCGTTCGGGCTGGTCGGCGGGCGTCTCTACCACGTCATCACCGACTCGTGGCGGTACTTCGGCGCGGGCAAGGATCCGGTCAAGGCGCTCTACATCTGGGACGGCGGCCTCGGCATCTGGGGCGCGATCGCCCTCGGCGCGGTCGGCGCGTGGATCGGCTGCCGCCGCAAGGGCGTGCCACTGCCGGCCATGGCGGACGCGATCGCCCCGGGCATCGTCGCAGCGCAGGCCGTCGGGCGGCTCGGCAACTACTTCAACCAGGAACTCTACGGCGCGCACACCACGCTGCCCTGGGGCCTGGAGATCTACCAGCGCTTCGACCCGGGCAACCCCGGGATCCCCGATCAGTCACCGGGCGGCATCGCGTTCGGGCACATCCCGCTCGCCGACAGCCCGGTGCACCCGACGTTCCTGTACGAGCTGATCTGGAACCTGCTCGTCGCGGCACTGGTCGTGTACGCCGATCGGCGGCTGCGCCTGGGCCACGGCCGCGCGTTCGCCCTGTACGTCGCCGGTTACACGCTGGGCCGCTTCTGGATCGAGCTGATGCGCACCGACGACGCCACCCACATCCTCGGTCTGCGGGTCAACACCTGGGTGTCGCTGCTGGTCTTCGCCGGCGCGGTGGTCTACTTCGTCGCCGCCCGGCGCCGCGGGCCGCGGGAGGAGCCGGAGACCTTGCGCAGCAAGGGTGACGAACCGGCCGAGCCGGTGGCGAGCAGCGAGACCAGCGACCGCGAGTAG
- a CDS encoding ABC transporter ATP-binding protein, translating to MTALSLRGMRSGYGDCPVLDGVSVDVPEGGWLAIVGPNGAGKSTVLKTVAGLLPAQGEVRIGGRTGVPRKELARIVGYAPQDPAVPAGLTVTDYVLLGRTPHLGLLARESRADLSIVEEVLTRLDLAGLAGRRMDMLSGGERQRAVLARVLAQRASLLLLDEPTTGLDLGHAQALLELIDRLRREDGITVVSTLHDLTFAAQYADQLLLLDRGRAVAAGSPAQVLTAEALAEYYGASAEVHTTGQGGLAVLPIRPVPVPENPRP from the coding sequence GTGACCGCGCTGTCGCTGCGGGGAATGCGGTCCGGGTACGGCGACTGCCCGGTGCTGGACGGTGTTTCGGTCGACGTACCGGAGGGCGGCTGGCTGGCGATCGTCGGCCCGAACGGCGCCGGGAAGTCCACTGTGCTCAAAACCGTCGCCGGACTCCTTCCGGCGCAAGGGGAAGTGCGCATCGGCGGCCGGACCGGGGTGCCGCGCAAGGAACTCGCCCGGATCGTCGGCTACGCGCCGCAGGATCCGGCCGTGCCCGCGGGACTGACGGTGACCGACTACGTGCTGCTCGGCCGCACGCCGCATCTCGGCCTGCTGGCCAGGGAAAGCCGAGCCGACCTGTCCATTGTGGAGGAAGTGCTGACGCGCCTGGACCTGGCCGGGCTCGCCGGCCGCCGGATGGACATGCTCTCCGGCGGCGAGCGGCAACGCGCGGTGCTGGCGCGGGTGCTGGCGCAGCGGGCGAGCCTGCTGCTGCTCGACGAGCCCACCACCGGCCTGGATCTCGGGCACGCGCAGGCGCTGCTGGAACTGATCGACCGGCTCCGGCGCGAGGACGGCATCACGGTGGTGTCGACGCTGCACGACCTGACCTTCGCCGCCCAGTACGCCGACCAGCTGCTGCTGCTCGACCGCGGCCGGGCGGTCGCCGCCGGCTCCCCGGCGCAGGTGCTCACCGCCGAAGCGCTGGCCGAGTACTACGGCGCGTCCGCGGAGGTGCACACGACCGGGCAGGGCGGCCTGGCCGTGCTGCCGATCCGTCCCGTACCCGTGCCGGAGAACCCGCGGCCATGA
- a CDS encoding FecCD family ABC transporter permease produces the protein MPDTRSRLRAPVLLTGVLVLAAALLGAVLVGASDLGWQRVLAELWAQVTGGRSPLSAREAAIVWQLRVPRVLLAGIVGAALAVSGATFQGVFRNPLADPYLLGAAAGAGMAATLVVVLAPAVTGWVVGPLPLAAFAGALGGVGLSWLVGRSAGRGTSTLLLAGVAVASFLTAVQTFAQQLNTDTIRQVYTWMLGGLSVSGWREVAIALPYVAVAAVVLCLSARLLDVLALGDAEAASLGLRPGRIRLVLLASASLATAAAVSVSGLIGFVGIVVPHVVRLLAGASYRVVIPLSLIGGAAFLVLADQLARTIMPGELPLGVVTAFTGAPFFAWILRSSRRGLS, from the coding sequence GTGCCTGACACCCGGTCCCGGCTGCGTGCACCGGTGCTGCTCACCGGTGTGCTGGTGCTCGCGGCCGCGCTTCTCGGCGCGGTTCTCGTGGGCGCGAGCGACCTGGGCTGGCAGCGCGTGCTCGCCGAGCTCTGGGCGCAGGTGACCGGCGGCCGGTCACCGTTGTCGGCACGGGAAGCGGCGATCGTGTGGCAGCTGCGCGTGCCGCGGGTGCTGCTGGCGGGGATCGTCGGCGCCGCGCTCGCGGTGTCCGGTGCCACGTTCCAGGGCGTGTTCCGCAATCCGCTCGCCGATCCCTACCTGCTCGGTGCCGCGGCCGGGGCGGGCATGGCGGCCACGCTGGTCGTCGTGCTCGCCCCGGCGGTCACCGGCTGGGTCGTGGGTCCGTTGCCGCTGGCGGCGTTCGCCGGTGCGCTCGGCGGGGTCGGGCTGAGCTGGCTCGTCGGCCGGTCCGCGGGCCGCGGCACGAGCACGCTGCTGCTGGCCGGGGTCGCGGTCGCGTCGTTCCTCACCGCGGTGCAGACGTTCGCGCAGCAGTTGAACACGGACACGATCCGGCAGGTCTACACGTGGATGCTCGGCGGTCTCTCGGTGAGCGGCTGGCGCGAGGTCGCGATCGCGCTGCCGTACGTGGCGGTCGCGGCGGTCGTGCTGTGCCTGTCGGCGCGGCTGCTCGACGTGCTCGCCCTCGGCGACGCCGAGGCCGCCTCGCTGGGGCTGCGGCCCGGGCGCATCCGGCTGGTCCTGCTCGCCTCGGCCTCGCTGGCGACCGCGGCCGCGGTGTCGGTGAGCGGGCTCATCGGGTTCGTCGGGATCGTGGTGCCGCACGTGGTGCGCCTGCTCGCCGGGGCGAGCTACCGCGTGGTGATCCCGCTGTCGCTGATCGGCGGGGCGGCGTTCCTGGTGCTGGCCGACCAGCTGGCGCGCACGATCATGCCCGGCGAACTGCCGCTGGGCGTGGTCACCGCGTTCACCGGGGCGCCGTTCTTCGCCTGGATCCTGCGCTCGTCGCGGAGGGGGTTGTCGTGA
- a CDS encoding ABC transporter substrate-binding protein, which yields MFRRFAPLLALLLVLTGCATRPSEDSAAPPDTEGTFPVTVAAPGAPPVTLDRQPQRIVSLSPSATETLFALGAGSQVVAVDSASDYPAQAPHTQLSGLSPDPEAIAAYHPDLVVVYADTFGLADALAKIGTKTLVMPDAKTLDDAYAQFAALGKATGHQAEGESLARQTRDDIDKVVAGTRKPARPLSYYWELDPTYYSATSATFIGQVLTRFGLTDIADGTDPKANGGYPQLSAERILQANPDLVFLADSKCCGQSAQTVAARPGWNTLTAVQRQQVIALDDDIASRWSPRIVELVRTVADAVAKAGA from the coding sequence GTGTTCCGTCGTTTCGCACCGCTCCTCGCGCTGCTGCTCGTCCTGACCGGGTGCGCCACCCGGCCGTCGGAGGATTCCGCCGCCCCGCCCGACACCGAGGGCACCTTCCCCGTCACGGTCGCCGCCCCCGGCGCCCCGCCCGTGACGCTGGACCGGCAGCCGCAGCGCATCGTGTCGCTGTCACCGTCGGCCACCGAGACGTTGTTCGCGCTCGGCGCGGGGTCACAGGTCGTCGCCGTCGACTCGGCCTCGGACTATCCCGCGCAGGCGCCGCACACCCAGCTGTCCGGCCTGAGCCCCGATCCCGAGGCGATCGCCGCCTACCACCCGGACCTGGTCGTCGTCTACGCCGACACCTTCGGCCTGGCCGACGCCCTGGCGAAGATCGGCACGAAGACCCTGGTGATGCCGGACGCCAAGACCCTCGACGACGCCTACGCGCAGTTCGCGGCGCTGGGCAAGGCGACCGGGCACCAGGCCGAGGGCGAAAGCCTGGCGCGGCAGACGCGGGACGACATCGACAAGGTCGTCGCGGGCACCCGCAAGCCGGCGCGTCCGCTGTCGTACTACTGGGAGCTGGACCCGACGTACTACAGCGCGACCTCGGCCACCTTCATCGGCCAGGTGCTCACCCGGTTCGGGCTGACCGACATCGCCGACGGGACCGACCCGAAGGCGAACGGCGGCTACCCCCAGCTGTCGGCCGAGCGCATCCTGCAGGCCAACCCGGATCTCGTCTTCCTCGCCGACAGCAAGTGCTGCGGGCAGAGCGCGCAGACGGTCGCCGCGCGGCCGGGCTGGAACACGCTGACCGCCGTGCAGCGCCAGCAGGTGATCGCGCTCGACGACGACATCGCCTCCCGGTGGAGCCCGCGCATCGTCGAACTCGTCCGGACCGTGGCGGACGCGGTGGCGAAGGCCGGTGCCTGA